Proteins from one Pseudomonas bijieensis genomic window:
- a CDS encoding bacterioferritin: protein MSDMHLSDVTTLRERARQNVQNGAVTEGYGADRQEVIRLLNEALATELVCVLRYKRHYFMAAGLKASVAANEFLEHANQEAEHADKLAERIVQLGGEPEFNPDLLTRNSHAQYVAGNTLKEMVYEDLVAERIAIDSYREIIQYIGEKDPTTRRIFEDILAQEEEHADDMADILADL from the coding sequence ATGAGCGACATGCACTTATCCGATGTAACCACCCTGCGCGAACGTGCACGGCAGAACGTGCAGAATGGCGCAGTGACCGAAGGCTACGGCGCCGATCGACAGGAAGTCATCCGCCTGCTCAACGAAGCGCTGGCCACCGAACTGGTCTGCGTGCTGCGTTACAAGCGCCACTACTTCATGGCCGCCGGCCTCAAGGCCAGCGTGGCGGCCAACGAGTTCCTCGAACACGCGAACCAGGAAGCCGAGCACGCCGACAAACTCGCCGAGCGCATCGTGCAACTGGGCGGCGAGCCGGAGTTCAACCCCGACCTGTTGACCCGCAATTCCCACGCCCAGTACGTGGCGGGCAACACCCTCAAGGAAATGGTGTACGAGGACCTGGTGGCCGAACGGATCGCTATCGACAGCTACCGGGAAATCATCCAGTACATCGGTGAAAAAGACCCGACCACCCGGCGCATCTTCGAAGACATCCTGGCCCAGGAAGAAGAGCACGCCGATGATATGGCCGACATTCTGGCCGACCTCTGA